A window of Ignavibacterium sp. contains these coding sequences:
- the pabB gene encoding aminodeoxychorismate synthase component I has protein sequence MKISEIVNKVLSNPYSAFFYTPPIYPNAKSFLFDKPSEILTIYGLNDFEPMLSKADKKIAKNLFGYATLNYELGYLFEQRLHKFLREDKPLAHLVFFNDKNVKEINSESIKLSAELNFIVSDFHLNTSKTEYINSIRKIKKYIADGDTYQINYTVKGKFNFEGDIASFFSNLIFNQSAKYIAIINLVDEIIISISPELFFETNLRNIITKPMKGTITRGVSYQDDQMKKHELENSIKNQAENVMIVDLLRNDLGRICEFGSVQTTKLFEIEKYESLYQMISTVKGKLRKSVKFSDIIKNIFPCGSVTGAPKIRTMEIIRELEKEERGIYTGAIGLMLGKNLVFNVAIRTIQFDREMKKGTIGLGSGVVWDSKPEKEYNEVLLKSNFLIKPEPYFEIFETARVENGEVTFLTDHLQRMKQAADYFLFNYDEKKIVKKINNELKTLDANKVYRLKIILNKTGKVELQIQEFTQKKSVIKIILSKNKINSLNKFQYFKTTNRKLYDEEYNHFKAKGFFDVIYLNENENVSEGSITNIFIRKGNVITTPTVQCGILSGIYRKYFIRTHPETKEKRISLDDLLTADEIILTNSLRGAVKVDEFYLNEKEYIAYL, from the coding sequence ATGAAAATTTCAGAAATCGTAAATAAAGTTTTATCAAATCCTTATTCGGCATTTTTTTATACTCCACCGATTTATCCAAATGCAAAATCATTTTTATTTGATAAACCATCAGAGATTCTGACTATTTATGGACTGAATGATTTTGAACCAATGCTATCAAAAGCAGATAAAAAGATTGCGAAAAATTTATTTGGTTATGCAACTCTCAACTATGAGTTAGGTTATTTATTTGAACAAAGGTTACACAAATTTCTAAGAGAAGATAAACCACTCGCTCATTTAGTATTTTTTAATGATAAAAATGTTAAAGAGATAAATTCCGAATCCATAAAGTTATCTGCTGAACTAAATTTTATAGTTTCTGATTTTCATCTCAATACATCTAAAACTGAGTACATCAATTCAATAAGAAAAATTAAAAAGTACATTGCTGACGGTGATACTTATCAAATCAATTATACAGTAAAGGGTAAGTTCAATTTTGAAGGAGACATTGCTTCGTTCTTTTCAAATCTGATTTTCAATCAGTCGGCAAAATATATTGCTATCATTAATCTTGTTGATGAAATAATAATTTCAATCTCACCTGAATTGTTTTTCGAAACAAATCTGAGAAATATTATTACCAAACCGATGAAAGGAACGATTACTCGAGGAGTAAGCTATCAGGATGATCAGATGAAAAAACACGAGCTTGAAAACAGCATTAAAAATCAGGCAGAGAATGTTATGATTGTTGATTTGTTGAGAAATGATTTAGGAAGAATTTGTGAATTCGGTTCTGTTCAAACAACAAAATTATTTGAAATTGAGAAATATGAATCATTGTATCAGATGATAAGTACAGTTAAAGGCAAGCTGAGGAAGTCTGTAAAGTTTTCGGATATAATTAAAAATATTTTTCCTTGTGGCTCTGTTACAGGAGCACCAAAAATAAGAACGATGGAAATAATCAGAGAGCTTGAAAAGGAAGAAAGAGGAATCTATACAGGAGCAATCGGTTTGATGCTTGGGAAAAATCTCGTTTTCAATGTAGCAATCAGAACAATTCAGTTTGACCGTGAAATGAAAAAAGGTACAATTGGCCTTGGAAGCGGTGTAGTTTGGGACAGCAAACCTGAAAAAGAGTATAATGAAGTGTTGCTCAAAAGTAATTTTCTCATTAAGCCAGAACCTTACTTTGAGATTTTTGAAACTGCAAGAGTTGAAAATGGCGAAGTAACTTTTCTAACTGACCATCTTCAAAGAATGAAACAGGCAGCAGATTATTTTCTATTCAATTATGATGAAAAGAAAATTGTTAAGAAAATAAATAATGAACTCAAGACACTTGACGCAAATAAGGTTTATCGGTTAAAAATAATTTTAAATAAAACAGGGAAAGTCGAATTACAAATTCAGGAATTCACTCAGAAAAAATCAGTTATAAAGATCATTCTTTCAAAAAATAAAATTAACAGCTTAAATAAGTTTCAGTATTTCAAAACGACAAACAGAAAACTATATGATGAAGAATATAATCATTTTAAAGCAAAGGGTTTCTTTGATGTAATTTATCTGAACGAAAATGAAAATGTTTCGGAAGGTTCAATCACAAATATTTTTATCAGGAAGGGTAATGTAATTACAACTCCAACTGTGCAATGTGGAATTTTGTCAGGCATTTACAGAAAGTATTTCATAAGGACTCATCCCGAAACAAAAGAAAAAAGAATTTCATTAGATGATTTACTAACTGCAGACGAAATAATTCTCACAAACTCTTTAAGAGGAGCAGTTAAAGTTGATGAGTTTTATCTGAATGAGAAGGAATATATTGCATATTTATGA